AGGAGTCCTGGGAGAACTACTGGGTGCCGTTCGCCCGGAAGTACAACGTCATCCCGTTCTACACCTGGACGCCGGAGCTACGCCAGGTAATGATCTCGGAGGACGCGACCGAGGAGCTCGACGGCGAGGAGCTCAGACGGCCCGAGCAGCTAGAGGGGCTGACGATCCGCCGGACCGAATCGCGCGTCGCGGACGTCTCGCTGTCGACGTGGGGCGCGAGCCCGACCGAGGTCTCCTGGGAGGACACCGTTCAGGGGATGGAGACCGGCGTCATCGACGGGCTGGAGACGTGGTCGTCGGTCGCCATCGGAGCCGGTATGGGCGAGGTCATCGACCAGGTCGTCGACATCGATTTCAAATGCGGTCAGGGCGTCCTATGGGCGAACACCGACTGGCTGCAGGGCCTCTCCGAGGACCAGCGCGGGGCCATCGCCGACGCCACGCGGGACATGACCGAGGAGGCCGTCCATATCGCCGACGACGTGATCGACGAGCGCGTCGGTCAGCAGGACCCGCCGCCGGAGGGATCGTCGTGGGACGAGCTGGACGTCACGGTGAACATCCTCGACGACGACGAGCTGGCCGCCTGGCAGGAACCGCTCGACCCCCAGGAGAACCCGGACCTCTGGGAGCCCGAGCGGGACCTGATGGAGGAGCTCGAGGCGCCCGACGACTTCTACGACACCATCTACGAGACCGCACGTGAGGACGAGGCGCCCGACTCCCCCGAGGAGTTCACGATCGACGCGTGGTGGGACGACTATCTCGATGAGATCTGATCGCTGTTACCTATGCCGTTCCCGGAACGACGCCGGGTCGAGAGGTCGGGTATGGTCCGGTCGAGTATCGTCGGACGGGGAACGGCCCCGCCGGACGAACGACGCCAGCGAGGATAGGAATGTCTAGCTCGAGCACGACGGGGTCTATCGGGACGCGGCTACCGAACTGGGCGCTGTACCTCGAGAAGTACTTCGAGGGCAGCGTCGCGCTGTTGTTGTTGACCGTGATCCTGGTCACTACCTTGATCGACATCACCGGCCGGGCGCTCATCGGCTGGACGATCGACTGGGGGTTCGAGGTCGCACAGGGGCTGTTCGTCTGGATAGCCTGGCTGGGGGCCTCCATGGGGGTGCGCCACGAGTCGTATTTCCGGTTCACGCTGCTCAGGGGAAAGCTCTCCCGCCGGGGTGACTACCTGATGTACGTCGTCGAGTGGACGCTGTGGCTCGTCGTCATCGGCGCGATCTACTGGTACTCGATCCCCGAGCTCTATCAGGTGCTCAGCTCCGGGCGCGTGATCGTCGGTACCGAGAACGTACTCCAGGCGTACTTCTACCTCGCGGTGCCGGTCGGTACCGGGCTGATACTGCTCCGGGTGTTCCAGCGGGCGGTCGTGAAGACTCTCGCCTACCGGCGCGGCGAGGAGATCCGACCGGATCCGAAGATCGGGGTGCGTGATTGATGCTCCCCGAGTTCGTCCTCCAGTCGGCGATCCCCTTCGAGATCGCGATACTGCTCGTGACGGCGCTCAGCATCCTCCTGTTCGCGCTGGGCGTCCAACTCGTTCTGGCGTTCGGGCTCTGGGTGGTGGCGTTTCACATCCTGGTCCCGGCGTTCCCGATCCAGAACATGTCCATCACGGCCTTCAGCGAGCTGGAATCGTTCACCTACATCGCGATCCCGCTGTTCATCCTCGTCGGCGACCTCTTCCGGAAGGCCGACGTCTCGGCCGACATCATCGCGTTCTCGCGGGCCTGCTTGGGCTGGCTGCCCGGCAGCACCGGCAACACCGTGATCGGCACTTCGGCGGTCTTCTCGGCGATCACGGGGTCGAACGCGGCGACGACGGCCTCGGTCGGCCAGGCGCTCTACCCCTCGATGGAGGAAGAGGGCTACGAGCCGTCCTACGCCGCGGCGACCATCGCAGCCGGCGGTACCATCGGGAGCGTCCTCCCGCCGAGCATCATGCTCATCGTCTACGGGGTCACGTTCGGCGTGTCCGTCCCGGCACTGTTCATCGCGGGCGTCGTCCCCGGGCTGGCGATGCTGGTGATCCTCGTCAGCATCAACGTCTATCTCTCACAGAAGAACGACTACGGCGTCGACACCGATGAGTACTCCTTCGACGGGCGCGACGTCCTTGAGACCACTTGGAGGGCGAAGATCGGTCTTGGCGCGATCGTGATCCTTCTGGGCGGCATCTTCGCCGGGATCTTCACGCCCGCCGAATCCGCGTCCGTCGCCGTGTTGTACGTCCTCGTGACGGCCATCGCTACCGGTCGTCTCAGGAGCCTCGGCGAGATCGTCAGGGCGGGCTATACGTCGCTCGTCCTGCTGGGCGTGTTGATGCCGATCATCGTCATCGCGGTGCTCGTCCAGCAGAACCTCTCCTTCCTCGGCCTCCAGGGTGCCGTTTCGGGAGCCGTCCTCTCGCTTGGCTCGCGCTGGCTGATCATCGTCGCGCTCGTCGCGATCGTCCTGATCGCCGGGCTGGCGCTGGCGTCGATCCCCAACGTCGTCCTCACGGCGCCGCTGTTGACGCCGGCAGCCCTCGAGATCGGCCTCGACCCGGTCACCTGGGGCGTCATCTTCATTCTGGGCGACGCCATCGGCTTCATCACGCCGCCCTATGGGCTGAACCTCTACATCATCAGCGGCCTGACGGAGATCGACTACATGGTCGTCGCCTACAAGGTGCTGCCGTTCCTCGTCGGGCTGCTGGCGCTGTTGTTCCTGCTCATCTCGTTCCCCTGGCTCAACTTCCTCGCCTGACCGCCCCCCTTCCCGCTCGTCCTTACTCGATCCCTATCGGGCGACGGCGCCGTCCGGGGGACCCCCCTCACGTCGTTCCCATGGGATTCTAGCCGGCGCATAGTAAAGAATCAGGTATACTATGTGTACTGTATGACCCTACGAGGCGACGCAGTCGACCGGATCTCGGCGTACTACCGATCGGACGGGCTCGAACTGCGTGACGCGAGCTCCTCGGAGGCCTGGCTGTTCGCCGCGGACCCCGTCGAGATAGAGCAGTAGGCTCAGACCTCCGTCGCCCACGCGACGTAGCCCTCCGGGCGGTCGTAGACCTCGCGGAAGCATCGCTCGAGGAACCCCGCGATCCGCTCCTCGTCGGCGTAGGTCTGGACCCGGACGTTCGTTCCCTCGACGTTCTCCGGACTGGCCATCCCCTCGATCGAGAAGGCCGAAAAGTCGTTCAGGAGGGCCTCGAGTCGGTCGAGCTCCGCGTCGGTGCAGTCGAGGTTCACCACGTCCTCCCCGACCTGGATCCACGTCGTCTCGTCGGCCTCGAGCGTACAGAACCCGCTGTCGCGGGTCCGGTGGGCCTCGATCGCCTCGGCGAACAGCGCGCGGCGGTCCGCTTCGGTGTCGGCGTCGAATCGGGTCATGCCCCCGGCTACGGGAGCCACCCTGAAAGGGCGCCCGACTACAGGACGGCCCGGACGGCCAGCAGCGTCACGAGGCTGATCAGACAGAACGCCGACAGCACGATCGCGATCGGCGTCAGCCCGCTCTCGCGCATCCGTCCCGGCCGGATCTCCGTGCCGAGCCCGACGAACGCGAGCACGAACAGCCAATCCGAGGTCCTGCCGATGGCGGCGAGCGAGTCGGCGGTCAACACGCCCGCGTTGGCGATCGCGGCCACGAGCAGGAAGCCGACGAGGAACTTCGGGAACTGGAGCCAGAGGCGTTTCACGCCGGGGTCGTTCGCCCGCTTGGTCGCATAGCCGATCGAGTAGGCGACGACGACCGCCCCCAACAGCGTGTTCCGTGCGAGCTTCGTCACCGTGGCCCACTGACCCGCCTCCGCGGAGTGGGCGAAGCCCGCCGCCGCGACCGGGCCGGTGCTGAACATGCTCAGGCCGGCCCAGACGCCGAACTCCCGCCCGCTCAGGCCCAGCAGGTCCCCGAGGACGGGATAGACCACGAGGGTGATCGCGTCGAAGAGGACGATCGTCGCGGCCGCGTAGGTGAGCTGGTCGCTTCGCGCGTCGACGACCTGCCCGACCGCCGCGACCGCCGAGACCCCACAGATGCTCGTTCCGGCCGCGAGCAGCGAGGCGGTCCGATCGCGCAGTCCGAACGCCCCGCGGGCGATCCCCTCGACCAGCAGGAGGCTAAAGGCGACCGTCCCGACGACCAGCGCGATCACCCGGGAGCCGGCGCCGATCAGCTCCTCGATCGCGATCGACGCCCCCAGCAGGACGATCCCGGTCTCCAGGAAGAGCTTGTGGTTCTCGACGCCACGGACGGCCCACGCCGGCACCCCGAGGAGGTTGCCGAGCAGGACGCCGAGAACGATCGCCAGAACGAGGTCGTTGACCCCGAGCAGCGCCGCGAGGCCCCGGGCTAGCAGGGCCACGGCGAGCAGCGTCACGAGTCCGGGAAGGTGTTGCCGCAATCCCATCAGATCGCCTGGCGAAGCCACTGGAGGGAGACGAGGGCGAGTCCGAGCAGGACCGCCTGCCAGCCCCGGTCGAGCCGGGCCCAGCGGGCGCTGGCGCGCGCCCAGAGGTCGGATCCGACGTTCGATCCCGGTACCATTCCGTGTCGTACCCTCCCGCGTCACCGACTTCACCGTGTCGCTTCGCCCGGCGATGGTTGCCGGAAACTGGGGCGACTTCCGGGGGCTGCGGCGGACTCCCTGTATCTCTTTAATGCTGGAACCGGGAGAGGGGGATATGGCACAGCCACAGATCCTGATCGTCGGTGCACCGGGGGCAGGGAAGGGGACACAGAGCTCGAACCTCGCGGAGGAGTACGGGATCGAGCACGTGACGACGGGCGACGCGCTGCGCGCGAACAAGGACGTGGAGACCGAACACGGCACGCCACGCGAGTACATGGAGGACGGGGAGCTCGTCCCCGACGAGGTCGTCAACGAGATCGTCCAGGAGGCCCTCGAATCGGCCGACGGCTACGTGCTCGACGGCTATCCGCGAAACGAGTCCCAGGTCGAGTACCTGGAAGGGATCACCGAGCTCGACGTCGTGCTCTACCTCGACGTCCCCGAGGAGGAGCTGGTCAACCGGCTGACGGGCCGCCGGGTCGACCCCGAGACGGGCGAGAACTACCACACGGAGTACGACATGCCCGCCGACGAGGAGGTCCGCGACCGGCTCGTCCAGCGCGACGACGACACCGAGGACACGGTCAAGGAGCGCCTCCGCGTCTTCGAGGAGAACACCGAGCCCGTGATCGAACACTACGAGGACCACGCAGGCTTCGTTCGGATCGACGGGGAACAGAGCCCCGACGAGGTCTGGTCCGAGATCAAGGGCGCGGTCGACGAACGCGTTGAGTAGCGTTCACCGATCGAGGACCGACTCCATACCGTCCACGAACGCTTCGCTTCTCGCGGCGATCGCCTCTATATCGACGTCAAGTTCGCTATGCCCGTAGTCCGCGTCGTTCCGAAGGTCCCGCATCCTGTTCAGGAACCGCCCGTCCGAGGATGAGGCGTCGGCCGATCGAACGATCTCTCGACCGAACAGCCTCGTGACGGCAGCGTAGAGTGCTCGGGTCGTAGCCGTTCGCGTACAGTACCGCCTGTGCGGCGTGAAAACAGGCGTAGTACAGTCGGTTGACGATCGCCTCGTCGCTCCCGCCACCTTCCCGAAGCGTGTTCGCGTCTTCGAGCGCCGTTCTCGATTTTTCCATCTCCTCGGCGGCGTGCTCACGCATACGCGATGCCCTCGTCCGTCACTCGTCGGACGAACGGATGGTCACACCGCTCCTCGAATCGGCTGCGCTTTTGGGAGTGGACGCTGATCGCGACGTCGTGGTCGATCATGACTTCGTACGCGAGATCACGCAGTTCGTCCTCGGTCTCCCTTCGGTCCACCTCGTCCGACAGCACGACGAACAGGTCCGCGTCCGAGTCCCGTCCCCTCGCCTCCCCGCGTGCGACGCTCCCGAACAGGTAGATGGATTCGATGCCTTCCGTTTCCCGCTCGTGAACTCGCTCAACGAACTCCTCGACCGCCGCCTCGTGGATCCCGTCGTCGGTGCTCATGGCCCGATGTAGGCGTCCGAGTCGAATAAGTGTGCCCGGGTGGGAAGAACAGGTTGATTAGCCACGATTTCCTACCTCCGGCCAATGGGACGAACCGCGGAGAAGGTACGGGACCTCATCGAGGAAAACCCCGACATGGAGCACGCCATCGCGGTCGTGCTGCGCGAGGCGGACGGCGGCGAGGGGGAGGTCGAGTGGGCCGACGTTCGCGACGAGATCTCGAGCGGGCAGTGGGGCCGCCTGATCGAGAAGGGGATCCTCGTCGACGGGATCGAGGGCTTCGAGGTCCGCGACCCCGACGAGGTCGCGTCGGTCGTCGATCCCGACGGGACGAGCGGGTCGGCGCCGACGTCGAGCACCGGCGACGATGACGAGGACTCGAGCTGGACGAAATGGGACAAGATGGCCGCCGGCGGGGTGGCGCTGACGTTCCTCGGCTACGCGTGGGGGCCCGCCCGGAGCGCGATTGGCGGGACGATGGACATCGTGATCGGCCCGATCAACGACGTCCTGCCCTTCTATGCCGTGATCCTCATCCTCGCGCTGGTCACGGGGCTGTACTCCTCGCTGCTGCAGGCGAACCTGATGGACACCTCGAAGATGAGCGAGTATCAGGGCAAGATGAAGGAGATCCAGGAGAAACGCGAGCGCGCGAAGGAGCGCGGCGACGAGGAGGCGATGGAGCGCATCCAGCAGGAGCAGATGGAGGCGATGGGTGAGCAGATGGGGATGCTCAAGGAGCAGTTCCGCCCGATGGTCTGGATCATGCTCTTTACCATCCCCGTGTTCCTCTGGATGTACTGGATGATCTACGACGGCGACCTCTCGGCGCTGGGGACGATCACGTTCCCGCTTGCGGGCGAGATGGACACCTGGCGCTCCGGGCTGGTCGGCCCGATCCAGGCGTGGATCGTCTGGTACTTCGTCTGCTCGATGGCGTTCACCCAGCTCCTGCGCAAGGCGCTCAACGTCAGCACCACGCCGACGGGCTGACGGATAGAAACTCCTTTTAGCGTTTCCCCGCGAGAGGGGATATGTTACTCACCGTCTCCGGCCCGCCGGGCAGCGGCAAGAGCACCGCCGCGACCGGCCTCTCCGCGGCGCTCGGCTACGAACACGTCAGCGGCGGCGACGTCTTTCGCGAGCTCGCCGCCGAGCGCGGCCTCTCGCTCGAGGAGTTCAACGCGCTCGCCGAGGAGGACGACACGATCGATCGCGACCTCGACCGTCGGCTGCGCGAGCTCGCAGAGACGCGTGAGGACCTCGTCCTCGAGTCCCGGCTCGCGGGCTGGATGGCCGCCGAACACGCCGACCTGCGGATCTGGCTCAACGCGCCCATCGAGGTCCGCGCCGAGCGGATCGCCGACCGCGAGGACAAGTCTGTCGAGCGGGCCGAGGAGGAGACCGTCACCCGCTCCGAGAGCGAGGCGCGTCGCTACGAGGAGTACTACGGCATCGACA
The sequence above is a segment of the Halalkalicoccus tibetensis genome. Coding sequences within it:
- the cmk gene encoding (d)CMP kinase; protein product: MLLTVSGPPGSGKSTAATGLSAALGYEHVSGGDVFRELAAERGLSLEEFNALAEEDDTIDRDLDRRLRELAETREDLVLESRLAGWMAAEHADLRIWLNAPIEVRAERIADREDKSVERAEEETVTRSESEARRYEEYYGIDIGDLSIYDLAVNTARWGPEPTTDMLVAAAETYEPAGDEGAFPVTDVRYEF
- a CDS encoding TRAP transporter small permease, coding for MSSSSTTGSIGTRLPNWALYLEKYFEGSVALLLLTVILVTTLIDITGRALIGWTIDWGFEVAQGLFVWIAWLGASMGVRHESYFRFTLLRGKLSRRGDYLMYVVEWTLWLVVIGAIYWYSIPELYQVLSSGRVIVGTENVLQAYFYLAVPVGTGLILLRVFQRAVVKTLAYRRGEEIRPDPKIGVRD
- a CDS encoding DUF106 domain-containing protein — protein: MGRTAEKVRDLIEENPDMEHAIAVVLREADGGEGEVEWADVRDEISSGQWGRLIEKGILVDGIEGFEVRDPDEVASVVDPDGTSGSAPTSSTGDDDEDSSWTKWDKMAAGGVALTFLGYAWGPARSAIGGTMDIVIGPINDVLPFYAVILILALVTGLYSSLLQANLMDTSKMSEYQGKMKEIQEKRERAKERGDEEAMERIQQEQMEAMGEQMGMLKEQFRPMVWIMLFTIPVFLWMYWMIYDGDLSALGTITFPLAGEMDTWRSGLVGPIQAWIVWYFVCSMAFTQLLRKALNVSTTPTG
- a CDS encoding YeiH family protein; protein product: MGLRQHLPGLVTLLAVALLARGLAALLGVNDLVLAIVLGVLLGNLLGVPAWAVRGVENHKLFLETGIVLLGASIAIEELIGAGSRVIALVVGTVAFSLLLVEGIARGAFGLRDRTASLLAAGTSICGVSAVAAVGQVVDARSDQLTYAAATIVLFDAITLVVYPVLGDLLGLSGREFGVWAGLSMFSTGPVAAAGFAHSAEAGQWATVTKLARNTLLGAVVVAYSIGYATKRANDPGVKRLWLQFPKFLVGFLLVAAIANAGVLTADSLAAIGRTSDWLFVLAFVGLGTEIRPGRMRESGLTPIAIVLSAFCLISLVTLLAVRAVL
- a CDS encoding nucleotidyltransferase domain-containing protein codes for the protein MSTDDGIHEAAVEEFVERVHERETEGIESIYLFGSVARGEARGRDSDADLFVVLSDEVDRRETEDELRDLAYEVMIDHDVAISVHSQKRSRFEERCDHPFVRRVTDEGIAYA
- a CDS encoding adenylate kinase — its product is MAQPQILIVGAPGAGKGTQSSNLAEEYGIEHVTTGDALRANKDVETEHGTPREYMEDGELVPDEVVNEIVQEALESADGYVLDGYPRNESQVEYLEGITELDVVLYLDVPEEELVNRLTGRRVDPETGENYHTEYDMPADEEVRDRLVQRDDDTEDTVKERLRVFEENTEPVIEHYEDHAGFVRIDGEQSPDEVWSEIKGAVDERVE
- a CDS encoding TRAP transporter large permease, encoding MLPEFVLQSAIPFEIAILLVTALSILLFALGVQLVLAFGLWVVAFHILVPAFPIQNMSITAFSELESFTYIAIPLFILVGDLFRKADVSADIIAFSRACLGWLPGSTGNTVIGTSAVFSAITGSNAATTASVGQALYPSMEEEGYEPSYAAATIAAGGTIGSVLPPSIMLIVYGVTFGVSVPALFIAGVVPGLAMLVILVSINVYLSQKNDYGVDTDEYSFDGRDVLETTWRAKIGLGAIVILLGGIFAGIFTPAESASVAVLYVLVTAIATGRLRSLGEIVRAGYTSLVLLGVLMPIIVIAVLVQQNLSFLGLQGAVSGAVLSLGSRWLIIVALVAIVLIAGLALASIPNVVLTAPLLTPAALEIGLDPVTWGVIFILGDAIGFITPPYGLNLYIISGLTEIDYMVVAYKVLPFLVGLLALLFLLISFPWLNFLA